Proteins encoded by one window of Halorubrum ruber:
- the acs gene encoding acetate--CoA ligase gives MDDPGTDGRLVDGDEDAVPPPADFRTRAAASDPAVYERFDREGPEAWRAAADLLTWDREYETVLDDSDPPFYEWFPDGRLNAAANCVDRHLDERRNQLAIRWFGKRGERRSYTYLDLHREVNAVAAGLRDLGVEEDDVVTLYLPMIPELPIAMLACARIGAPHNVVFAGLSAEALATRIDAADSEYLITCDGYYRREDAFNQKSKADNARIRAEGELSAAVVVDRLGDELAVSLGDDEHEYDALVDAHDGETVEPVARDATDLLFVMYTSGTTGRPKGVEHATGGYLAHVAWTTRKVLDVRPDDTYWCAADIGWITGHSYGVYGPLATGTTTVLYEGSPDYPDRDRVWDLIERNAVSVFYTSPTAIRSFMKWGAEYPESHDLSSIRLLGTVGESITPKAWRWYREHVGGGDVPVVDTWWQTETGAISLATLPGITPMKPGKVGPPLPGIDARVVDEDGEPVDPGESGYLTLASPWPGMLRGLREGDERYLREYWVEGEDGWRYRTGDGATVDEDGYVTILGRVDDVINVRAQRFNTGELEAAIVDADGVTEAAVVGDGDGHIVAYVTTKSGVEPDEALRDAVADRLASAVGDVARPDRVVFTPELPKTRSGKIMRRLLEDIARGEEFGDVSALRNPEVVGEIESTVREMSR, from the coding sequence ATGGACGATCCCGGGACCGACGGTCGGCTCGTCGACGGGGACGAGGACGCCGTCCCGCCGCCGGCCGACTTCCGGACGCGAGCCGCCGCGAGCGACCCCGCGGTGTACGAGCGGTTCGACCGCGAGGGGCCGGAAGCGTGGCGCGCGGCCGCCGACCTCCTGACGTGGGACCGCGAGTACGAGACGGTCCTCGACGACTCCGACCCCCCCTTCTACGAGTGGTTCCCGGACGGGCGGCTCAACGCCGCGGCGAACTGCGTCGACCGCCACCTCGACGAGCGGCGGAACCAGCTCGCGATCCGGTGGTTCGGGAAGCGCGGCGAGCGCCGGTCGTACACCTACCTCGACCTCCACCGCGAGGTGAACGCGGTCGCGGCCGGGCTCCGCGACCTCGGCGTCGAGGAGGACGACGTGGTGACGCTGTACCTGCCGATGATCCCGGAGCTACCGATCGCGATGCTGGCGTGCGCGCGCATCGGCGCGCCGCACAACGTCGTCTTCGCGGGGCTGTCGGCGGAGGCGCTCGCGACGCGGATCGACGCCGCCGACTCCGAGTACCTGATCACCTGCGACGGCTACTACCGCCGCGAGGACGCGTTCAACCAGAAGTCGAAGGCGGACAACGCGCGGATACGCGCCGAGGGAGAGCTGTCGGCCGCGGTCGTCGTCGACCGCCTCGGCGACGAGCTGGCCGTCTCGCTGGGCGACGACGAGCACGAGTACGACGCGCTCGTCGACGCGCACGACGGCGAAACGGTCGAGCCGGTCGCCCGCGACGCGACCGACCTCCTCTTCGTGATGTACACCTCGGGGACGACCGGGCGGCCGAAGGGGGTCGAGCACGCGACGGGCGGCTACCTCGCGCACGTCGCATGGACGACGCGGAAGGTCTTGGACGTGCGCCCCGACGACACCTACTGGTGCGCGGCCGACATCGGCTGGATCACGGGCCACTCCTACGGCGTGTACGGGCCGCTCGCGACCGGGACGACGACGGTGCTGTACGAGGGGTCGCCCGACTATCCGGACCGCGACCGCGTCTGGGACCTGATCGAGCGCAACGCGGTGAGCGTCTTCTACACCTCGCCGACCGCGATCCGGTCGTTCATGAAGTGGGGCGCGGAGTACCCCGAGTCGCACGACCTCTCGTCGATCCGCCTGCTGGGGACCGTCGGCGAGTCGATCACGCCGAAGGCGTGGCGCTGGTACCGCGAGCACGTCGGCGGCGGCGACGTCCCCGTCGTCGACACGTGGTGGCAGACGGAGACGGGGGCTATCTCGCTCGCCACCCTCCCGGGGATAACACCGATGAAGCCGGGGAAAGTCGGCCCGCCGCTGCCGGGCATCGACGCCCGCGTCGTCGACGAGGACGGCGAGCCGGTCGACCCGGGCGAGTCGGGGTACCTCACGCTCGCCTCCCCGTGGCCCGGCATGCTGCGCGGGCTCCGCGAGGGCGACGAGCGCTACCTGCGGGAGTACTGGGTGGAGGGCGAGGACGGCTGGCGCTACCGCACCGGCGACGGCGCAACCGTCGACGAGGACGGCTACGTCACGATCCTCGGGCGCGTCGACGACGTGATCAACGTCCGCGCACAGCGGTTCAACACCGGCGAGTTAGAGGCGGCCATCGTCGACGCCGACGGCGTGACCGAGGCCGCGGTCGTCGGCGACGGCGACGGGCACATCGTGGCGTACGTGACGACGAAGAGTGGGGTCGAGCCCGACGAGGCCCTCCGCGACGCCGTCGCGGACCGGCTGGCGAGCGCCGTCGGCGACGTTGCCCGCCCCGACCGCGTCGTGTTCACCCCCGAACTCCCGAAGACGCGCTCGGGGAAGATCATGCGGCGGTTGCTGGAGGACATCGCCCGCGGCGAGGAGTTCGGCGACGTGAGCGCGCTCCGCAACCCGGAGGTGGTGGGCGAGATCGAGTCGACCGTGCGAGAAATGAGTAGGTGA
- a CDS encoding bacterio-opsin activator domain-containing protein produces MVDGLDADTYDALVTAAETYRAALVVRLAGEAGLRTEEITRVAPRHLREAESVAGARLLAVPAGDDGSAEGESPPSDDEPVDRETVVPASLAADLDRYATSEGLDEDDPYVDVSPRRVQMIVSETAARAAGLTDAALDERVTPSSLRKTFARRQLVDRGVDPRAVRDAGGWESLGTLDPYLDPLDGEALAAAIAGDEGTADPSAERVTRTVLPGFEALAEPGSAAPAAAVAAGLIEADRWAEAWVVRRAVGGGRADVTDAAGVDRETLADRGVAAGGPWLDVITDGAPATTDGRQETDGRPAVAVPVASEGVVHGALCAVAADGDPVGEPERRALTALGGCLGRAITAERWRELLHSDAVTEVEFHTTDERAFLARASERLGCRIELASTVDVDDDVSRAYLSVDGARPQDVAAVVESAPGVSDFRVIETGEDGCSASVRLADGSLVRALIDHGATVRDASAADGRVRVVADFPEGTNVRPVADGLRDRFADVRLASKESVARSPRTESSLRDGVADRFTDRQWAALSAAYHGGYFDWPRGSTAEEVADAMDVSSPTFHNHLRKAQRALLDGVFEDNADRPIREGDERATPPGG; encoded by the coding sequence ATGGTCGACGGCCTCGACGCGGACACATACGACGCGCTCGTCACCGCCGCGGAGACGTATCGCGCGGCGCTCGTCGTCAGGCTGGCGGGCGAGGCCGGGCTCCGCACCGAGGAGATAACCCGCGTCGCGCCGCGACACCTACGCGAAGCGGAGTCGGTTGCGGGCGCGCGCCTCCTCGCGGTCCCCGCGGGCGACGACGGGAGCGCGGAGGGTGAATCGCCACCGTCCGACGACGAACCCGTCGACCGAGAGACCGTCGTTCCGGCGTCGCTGGCGGCCGACCTCGACCGGTACGCGACGAGCGAGGGACTCGACGAGGACGACCCGTACGTCGACGTCTCGCCCCGCCGCGTCCAGATGATCGTGAGCGAGACCGCGGCGCGGGCGGCCGGCCTCACCGACGCCGCGCTCGACGAGCGGGTTACCCCCAGTTCCCTGCGGAAGACGTTCGCGCGGCGGCAGCTCGTCGACCGCGGCGTCGACCCGCGAGCGGTCCGCGACGCCGGCGGCTGGGAGTCGCTCGGCACGCTCGACCCGTACCTCGACCCGCTCGACGGAGAGGCCCTTGCGGCCGCTATCGCCGGCGACGAGGGGACCGCTGACCCGTCAGCGGAACGGGTGACGCGGACCGTCCTACCGGGATTCGAGGCGCTCGCGGAGCCCGGGTCCGCGGCCCCGGCAGCGGCCGTCGCCGCCGGACTGATCGAGGCCGACCGCTGGGCCGAGGCGTGGGTCGTTCGTCGGGCGGTCGGCGGCGGGCGGGCGGACGTGACCGACGCGGCCGGCGTCGACCGCGAGACGCTCGCGGACCGCGGCGTCGCGGCCGGCGGTCCGTGGCTGGACGTGATAACGGACGGCGCACCGGCGACGACCGACGGCCGGCAGGAGACGGACGGCCGGCCTGCGGTCGCGGTGCCGGTGGCCTCCGAGGGCGTGGTCCACGGCGCGCTCTGTGCCGTCGCGGCCGACGGCGATCCGGTCGGCGAGCCCGAACGCCGAGCGCTCACCGCCCTCGGCGGCTGTCTCGGCCGCGCGATCACCGCTGAGCGGTGGCGAGAGCTGCTCCACTCCGACGCGGTCACAGAGGTTGAGTTCCACACGACCGACGAACGAGCGTTTCTCGCCCGCGCGAGCGAGCGACTGGGCTGCCGGATCGAACTGGCGTCGACCGTCGACGTCGACGACGACGTTTCCCGGGCGTACCTCTCCGTCGACGGGGCCCGCCCGCAGGACGTCGCGGCGGTCGTCGAGTCGGCGCCGGGCGTCTCCGACTTCCGGGTGATAGAGACAGGCGAGGACGGCTGTTCGGCGTCGGTCCGCCTCGCGGACGGGTCGCTCGTCAGGGCGCTCATCGACCACGGCGCGACCGTGCGCGACGCGTCGGCCGCCGACGGCCGGGTCCGCGTCGTCGCGGACTTCCCCGAGGGGACGAACGTCCGCCCCGTCGCGGACGGGCTCCGCGACCGGTTCGCGGACGTCAGGCTCGCGAGCAAGGAGTCGGTCGCACGGTCGCCGCGAACGGAGTCGTCGCTGCGTGACGGGGTCGCCGACCGGTTCACCGACCGCCAGTGGGCCGCGCTGTCGGCGGCGTACCACGGCGGCTACTTCGACTGGCCGCGCGGGAGCACGGCCGAGGAGGTGGCCGACGCGATGGACGTCTCGTCGCCGACGTTCCACAACCACCTCCGGAAGGCGCAGCGAGCCCTCCTCGACGGCGTCTTCGAGGACAACGCGGACCGTCCGATTCGGGAGGGCGACGAGCGGGCGACCCCGCCCGGCGGGTGA
- a CDS encoding DUF4212 domain-containing protein, translating into MTDNTSRERDDAVTDGGRATDDAVTDGGRATDDAVTDGGRATDDAVTDGGRATNDAATDGGVASSGAAQTHNNTDYLGAEVNILNPSTPYMRDHLRIVWSGFAVWVLAVWGPVTLTNFAPGVMTQTMPILQFPLHYFLVAFGAPTSALILAFWYSRKRDALDEKYGIEHGTADVATDGGSDE; encoded by the coding sequence ATGACAGATAATACCTCACGCGAACGAGACGACGCGGTCACCGACGGTGGCCGCGCAACCGACGACGCGGTCACCGATGGTGGACGCGCAACTGACGACGCGGTCACCGATGGTGGACGCGCAACTGACGACGCGGTCACCGACGGTGGCCGCGCAACGAACGACGCGGCCACCGACGGCGGCGTCGCGTCCTCGGGAGCCGCACAGACGCACAACAACACTGACTACCTCGGAGCGGAGGTGAACATCCTGAACCCGAGCACGCCGTACATGCGCGATCACCTGCGCATCGTCTGGTCGGGGTTCGCCGTCTGGGTCCTCGCGGTGTGGGGGCCGGTGACCCTGACGAACTTCGCGCCGGGCGTGATGACGCAGACGATGCCGATCTTACAGTTCCCGCTCCACTACTTCCTCGTCGCGTTCGGCGCGCCGACCAGCGCGCTGATCTTAGCGTTCTGGTACTCGCGCAAGCGGGACGCGCTCGACGAGAAGTACGGTATCGAGCACGGCACCGCTGACGTCGCGACCGACGGAGGGTCCGACGAATGA